A region of Takifugu rubripes chromosome 6, fTakRub1.2, whole genome shotgun sequence DNA encodes the following proteins:
- the ccdc80l2 gene encoding coiled-coil domain-containing protein 80 — protein sequence MMEKQLEELDQRALNCRLAERDTFIITVIQNAMMEGRIQKTTPAGEATVESLDPDMVTKLLHYLDLSGSERDFTMLVVKKNLRTSERFPYPVRVEAVLELIDQFPMRKLEKMTRKGKHQSCRGAKKKVVLRRTMKRRVVPSPRRTGNTTSAGPQTQPAPDKKAALKRRIQDILNGRSRFVIRKVPAAGSSRSGGRTPSAGQGGAAPSPPSTTKEEKKDSLESTAEEDQRRPAGTDDGGTNPKKNQRSGKKKKGGKGKKGKRKGSEASEKDRAALKQLLDGLKGTRRLMVISTPSGDASLYTQQREENEKHLCQLAARKITVATLVGGAALTLRHHQLEGEPALSGQSEHASEPGLISLLRAELGLSSSDLFSMTVTDYDMKPGRVFEAPPAAPALFQHIDSFPSRRSEKEKEKERKSPPPCSQRPPQPGADNSLLRFTSRRRLLLLSAPSEEDHSFQQQLSALGGQECPLGVRHFAALQMTGVGDRAKGSVQLFPLNGHSQTETEPLSPEDIEHMRQQLQINKDYFSLLFVEKDGEVKAWFPSPVWSLDNIYDLVDSSETRLQEEKLQGRLGIRCPDGRGMRTDYGFR from the exons ATGATggagaaacagctggaggagctggaccag AGAGCGCTGAACTGCCGCCTCGCAGAGCGAGACACattcatcatcaccgtcatccaGAACGCCATGATGGAAGGTCGCATCCAGAAGACGACGCCGGCAGGAGAGGCCACGGTGGAGAGCCTGGACCCTGACATGGTCACCAAACTGCTGCACTACCTGGACCTGAGCGGCTCG GAACGAGACTTCACCATGTTGGTGGTGAAGAAGAACCTCCGCACCAGCGAGCGCTTCCCTTATCCGGTCCGCGTGGAGGCGGTTCTGGAGCTCATCGACCAGTTTCCCAtgaggaagctggagaagatgaccagaaaaggaaaacaccAGAG CTGCAGAGGCGCTAAAAAGAAGGTCGTCCTGAGGAgaacgatgaagaggagggtcgTCCCGAGCCCTCGCAGAACCGGAAACACGACCTCGGCCGGGCCGCAGACACAACCGGCTCCGGACAAGAAAGCGGCGCTGAAGCGCAGGATCCAGGACATCCTGAACGGACGCTCCCGCTTTGTCATCCGCAAGGTTCCGGCGGCCGGATCCTCGAGGAGCGGCGGCCGGACCCCTTCGGCGGGACAGGGCGGAGCCGCTCCATCACCGCCCAGCAccacaaaagaagagaagaaagacag CCTCGAGTCCACGGCTGAGGAGGACCAGAGGAGACCTGCAGGTACCGACGACGGAGGGACCAACCCGAAGAAGAACCAGCGCtctgggaagaagaagaaaggagggaaggggaagaaagggaagagGAAAGGGAGCGAGGCCAGTGAGAAGGACCGAGCTGCCCTGAAGCAGCTTCTGGACGGGCTGAAGGGGACGAGAAGGTTAATG GTGATCTCCACGCCCAGCGGAGACGCGTCGCTCTACacccagcagagggaggagaacgAGAAGCACCTCTGCCAGCTGGCCGCCAGGAAGATCACCGTGGCGACCCTCGTGGGCGGGGCGGCGCTCACGCTGCGGCACCACCAGCTGG AGGGGGAGCCTGCGCTCAGCGGCCAATCGGAACACGCCTCAGAACCGGGCCTGATCTCGCTGCTCAGAGCAGAACTGGGCCTCTCGTCCTCGGACCTCTTCTCCATGACCGTCACCGACTACGACATGAAGCCCGGC AGGGTCTTCGAGGCTCCTCCGGCGGCTCCGGCGCTCTTCCAGCACATCGACAGCTTCCCCTCCAGGCGCtcggagaaggagaaggagaaggagcggAAGagccctcctccctgctcccaaCGCCCCCCCCAGCCCGGAGCTGACAACTCGCTGCTCAG GTTCACGTCCAGGAGgaggctcctgctcctctcggCCCCCTCGGAGGAGGACCActccttccagcagcagctctccgcGCTCGGCGGACAGGAGTGTCCCCTGG GTGTTCGCCACTTTGCCGCGCTGCAGATGACCGGCGTCGGAGACCGGGCGAAAGGGAGCGTTCAGCTGTTTCCACTAAACG GCCACAGTCAGACGGAGACGGAGCCGCTGTCTCCCGAGGACATCGAGCACATGAGACAACAGCTGCAGATCAACAAGGATTACTTCAGCCTGCTGTTTGTGGAGAAGGACGGGGAGGTGAAGGCCTGGTTCCCCTCCCCCGTCTGGTCCCTGGACAACATCTACGACCTGGTGGACTCCAGCGAGACccgcctgcaggaggagaagctgcaggggAGGCTGGGGATACGCTGCCCAGACGGCAGAGGAATGAGGACGGATTACGGCTTCAGATAA
- the fyb1b gene encoding FYN-binding protein 1 isoform X1 codes for MESKADVKSIMARFQASEATSEASSTLPGRAKPPLQPTLSGPNIPPKKPVLETLSGSAITIPPKPTLKHTEAHELNKTKPLLSKFSNAHVSAGDKPSGNVQKVPQKPSVPKPPEAKPPGLKPPASKPALGSTLSDSKPAIPKPSPAVNRPSWVKEGAGGGETGPTPPKVPPSQQKPTSSISKLRQQNETAASKPFLPNAAPKPPSNFKEAQSIFSKETAGLEQPDGGGKAPPTATGSTPPPKPLASKKPSLKKPPPQVSSSNGDTPAGPRRNPLVNVFALGPAPAKPNRPPTVNLEPFRRGAEASGDGPSKPTVPAPLTSYPGNHSNHSTPLQPPPPPALPSLPPRHPGSAIQQEDFYDDIDDLSSVPPPPLPPAAGHPSQKAKIKEKNDHEDQDPDKQWETADQNLDRDKKRLEAEKKEREARKKFKLVGPLETVHSVKAVLDYRGSKTDLALKQGEDLDIIRVQGNPEGRWLGRNQDGSIGYVKISSVQIDFNSLKRCTVEQTGEPEVYDDVAPDISAIKGPRVVLPPLPGEDGEIYDDVVDPNLEVSDSDAEVSPAKPHSFLRMFEWRRRTFSNKEVAPPSQFTTEGRSDQAAAIDEEIYDDVDSQAQPPPPPLSSLPGFKFMNKAAEVDPKKQKKMEKEEKEFRKKFKYEGEIRVLYQVTVVPTLTNKKWASKELAVKAGERVDVIAKATDNRLLCRGEEGKFGYVSISHVIMDDSEIYDDIGDDCIYDND; via the exons ATG GAAAGCAAAGCTGACGTGAAGTCCATCATGGCCCGCTTCCAGGCCAGTGAGGCGACCAGCGAAGCCTCTTCCACCCTGCCGGGACGAGCCAAACCGCCCCTGCAGCCGACCCTCTCCGGCCCCAACATACCCCCCAAGAAGCCCGTGCTGGAGACTCTGTCGGGCAGTGCCATCACCATTCCTCCTAAACCcaccctgaaacacacagaagcTCACGAACTGAACAAAACTAAGCCGCTGCTGAGCAAGTTCTCAAACGCCCACGTCAGCGCCGGTGACAAACCTTCTGGGAACGTGCAGAAGGTCCCTCAGAAGCCGAGTGTCCCCAAGCCCCCCGAAGCCAAACCTCCGGGCCTGAAGCCCCCTGCTAGCAAACCCgccctcggctccaccctctcTGACTCCAAACCAGCCATCCCTAAGCCCTCCCCAGCAGTCAACAGACCGAGCTGGGTGAAAGAGGGCGCAGGCGGGGGCGAAACAGGCCCCACGCCTCCCAAAGTGCCCCCGTCACAACAGAAACCAACCAGCAGCATCTCAAAGCTCCGACAGCAAAACGAGACCGCGGCGTCCAAACCTTTCCTTCCAAACGCCGCTCCGAAACCCCCGTCCAACTTCAAGGAAGCTCAGAGTATCTTCAGCAAGGAGACGGCGGGGCTGGAGCAGCCGGACGGCGGCGGCAAAGCCCCCCCGACTGCCACcggctccacccctccccctaaACCACTGGCCAGTAAAAAACCCAGCTTAAAGAAGCCGCCCCCGCAGGTGAGCAGCTCCAACGGGGACACCCCCGCCGGCCCCAGGAGGAACCCGCTGGTCAATGTCTTTGCGCTGGGTCCTGCTCCGGCCAAGCCGAACCGCCCCCCCACGGTCAACCTGGAGCCCTTTAGAAGAGGAGCGGAGGCGTCCGGCGACG GTCCCAGTAAACCCACCGTAcctgctcctctcacctcctaCCCTGGTAACCATAGCAACCACTCGACCCCTCtccagccgccgccgccaccggcACTTCCTAGCCTGCCTCCAAGACATCCGGGGAGCGC GATCCAGCAAGAGGATTTCTACGACGATATCGACGATCTCAGCAGCGTTCCTCCGCCTCCGTTGCCACCGGCCGCAG gtcacCCGAGTCAAAAGGCAAAG atcaaagagaaaaatgaccACGAAGATCAAGACCCTGATAAACAGTG GGAAACGGCGGATCAAAACCTGGACAGGGACAAAAAGCGGCTGGAGGCTGAGAAGAAGGAGCGCGAAGCCAGGAAGAAGTTCAAA CTGGTGGGACCCCTGGAGACCGTCCACAGCGTCAAGGCTGTCCTGGACTACCGGGGCAGCAAGACCGACCTGGCTCTGAAGCAGGGAGAGGACCTGGACATCATCCGGGTCCAGGGCAACCCAGAGGGAAGATGGCTGGGACGGAATCAGGACGGATCCA TCGGTTACGTGAAGATCTCGTCGGTGCAAATCGACTTTAACTCCCTGAAGAGGTGCACGGTGGAGCAGACGGGCGAGCCTGAAGTCTACGACGACGTGGCTCCGGACATCAG TGCCATCAAAGGACCCAGAG TCGTCCTGCCGCCGCTCCCAGGAGAGGACGGGGAGATCTACGATGACGTCGTGGACCCAAACCTGGAGGTCAG TGACTCAGACGCCGAGGTCTCTCCCGCGAAGCCCCACAGCTTCCTGCGGATGTTTGAGTGGCGCCGACGCACTTTCAGCAATAAAGA AGTTGCTCCGCCCAGCCAGTTCACCACGGAGGGACGCTCAG ATCAAGCAGCAGCCATCGACGAGGAGATCTACGATGACGTGGACTCGCAGGCTCAGCCGCCACCTCCGCCGCTCAGCAG CCTCCCGGGCTTCAAATTCATGAACAAGGCTGCAGAGGTGGAcccaaagaagcagaagaagatggagaaggaggagaaggagttCAGGAAAAAGTTTAAA TACGAAGGGGAGATCCGGGTGCTGTACCAGGTGACCGTCGTCCCAACGCTCACCAACAAGAAGTGGGCCAGCAAAGAGCTGGCGGTGAAGGCGGGAGAACGAGTCGACGTCATCGCCAAGGCCACAGACAACAGACTGCTCTGTCGCGGCGAAGAGGGCAAGT TCGGCTACGTTTCCATCAGTCACGTCATCATGGA CGACAGTGAAATCTACGATGACATCGGAGATG ATTGCATCTATGACAATGACTGA
- the fyb1b gene encoding FYN-binding protein 1 isoform X2, translating to MESKADVKSIMARFQASEATSEASSTLPGRAKPPLQPTLSGPNIPPKKPVLETLSGSAITIPPKPTLKHTEAHELNKTKPLLSKFSNAHVSAGDKPSGNVQKVPQKPSVPKPPEAKPPGLKPPASKPALGSTLSDSKPAIPKPSPAVNRPSWVKEGAGGGETGPTPPKVPPSQQKPTSSISKLRQQNETAASKPFLPNAAPKPPSNFKEAQSIFSKETAGLEQPDGGGKAPPTATGSTPPPKPLASKKPSLKKPPPQVSSSNGDTPAGPRRNPLVNVFALGPAPAKPNRPPTVNLEPFRRGAEASGDGPSKPTVPAPLTSYPGNHSNHSTPLQPPPPPALPSLPPRHPGSAIQQEDFYDDIDDLSSVPPPPLPPAAGHPSQKAKIKEKNDHEDQDPDKQWETADQNLDRDKKRLEAEKKEREARKKFKLVGPLETVHSVKAVLDYRGSKTDLALKQGEDLDIIRVQGNPEGRWLGRNQDGSIGYVKISSVQIDFNSLKRCTVEQTGEPEVYDDVAPDISAIKGPRVVLPPLPGEDGEIYDDVVDPNLEVRVAPPSQFTTEGRSDQAAAIDEEIYDDVDSQAQPPPPPLSSLPGFKFMNKAAEVDPKKQKKMEKEEKEFRKKFKYEGEIRVLYQVTVVPTLTNKKWASKELAVKAGERVDVIAKATDNRLLCRGEEGKFGYVSISHVIMDDSEIYDDIGDDCIYDND from the exons ATG GAAAGCAAAGCTGACGTGAAGTCCATCATGGCCCGCTTCCAGGCCAGTGAGGCGACCAGCGAAGCCTCTTCCACCCTGCCGGGACGAGCCAAACCGCCCCTGCAGCCGACCCTCTCCGGCCCCAACATACCCCCCAAGAAGCCCGTGCTGGAGACTCTGTCGGGCAGTGCCATCACCATTCCTCCTAAACCcaccctgaaacacacagaagcTCACGAACTGAACAAAACTAAGCCGCTGCTGAGCAAGTTCTCAAACGCCCACGTCAGCGCCGGTGACAAACCTTCTGGGAACGTGCAGAAGGTCCCTCAGAAGCCGAGTGTCCCCAAGCCCCCCGAAGCCAAACCTCCGGGCCTGAAGCCCCCTGCTAGCAAACCCgccctcggctccaccctctcTGACTCCAAACCAGCCATCCCTAAGCCCTCCCCAGCAGTCAACAGACCGAGCTGGGTGAAAGAGGGCGCAGGCGGGGGCGAAACAGGCCCCACGCCTCCCAAAGTGCCCCCGTCACAACAGAAACCAACCAGCAGCATCTCAAAGCTCCGACAGCAAAACGAGACCGCGGCGTCCAAACCTTTCCTTCCAAACGCCGCTCCGAAACCCCCGTCCAACTTCAAGGAAGCTCAGAGTATCTTCAGCAAGGAGACGGCGGGGCTGGAGCAGCCGGACGGCGGCGGCAAAGCCCCCCCGACTGCCACcggctccacccctccccctaaACCACTGGCCAGTAAAAAACCCAGCTTAAAGAAGCCGCCCCCGCAGGTGAGCAGCTCCAACGGGGACACCCCCGCCGGCCCCAGGAGGAACCCGCTGGTCAATGTCTTTGCGCTGGGTCCTGCTCCGGCCAAGCCGAACCGCCCCCCCACGGTCAACCTGGAGCCCTTTAGAAGAGGAGCGGAGGCGTCCGGCGACG GTCCCAGTAAACCCACCGTAcctgctcctctcacctcctaCCCTGGTAACCATAGCAACCACTCGACCCCTCtccagccgccgccgccaccggcACTTCCTAGCCTGCCTCCAAGACATCCGGGGAGCGC GATCCAGCAAGAGGATTTCTACGACGATATCGACGATCTCAGCAGCGTTCCTCCGCCTCCGTTGCCACCGGCCGCAG gtcacCCGAGTCAAAAGGCAAAG atcaaagagaaaaatgaccACGAAGATCAAGACCCTGATAAACAGTG GGAAACGGCGGATCAAAACCTGGACAGGGACAAAAAGCGGCTGGAGGCTGAGAAGAAGGAGCGCGAAGCCAGGAAGAAGTTCAAA CTGGTGGGACCCCTGGAGACCGTCCACAGCGTCAAGGCTGTCCTGGACTACCGGGGCAGCAAGACCGACCTGGCTCTGAAGCAGGGAGAGGACCTGGACATCATCCGGGTCCAGGGCAACCCAGAGGGAAGATGGCTGGGACGGAATCAGGACGGATCCA TCGGTTACGTGAAGATCTCGTCGGTGCAAATCGACTTTAACTCCCTGAAGAGGTGCACGGTGGAGCAGACGGGCGAGCCTGAAGTCTACGACGACGTGGCTCCGGACATCAG TGCCATCAAAGGACCCAGAG TCGTCCTGCCGCCGCTCCCAGGAGAGGACGGGGAGATCTACGATGACGTCGTGGACCCAAACCTGGAGGTCAG AGTTGCTCCGCCCAGCCAGTTCACCACGGAGGGACGCTCAG ATCAAGCAGCAGCCATCGACGAGGAGATCTACGATGACGTGGACTCGCAGGCTCAGCCGCCACCTCCGCCGCTCAGCAG CCTCCCGGGCTTCAAATTCATGAACAAGGCTGCAGAGGTGGAcccaaagaagcagaagaagatggagaaggaggagaaggagttCAGGAAAAAGTTTAAA TACGAAGGGGAGATCCGGGTGCTGTACCAGGTGACCGTCGTCCCAACGCTCACCAACAAGAAGTGGGCCAGCAAAGAGCTGGCGGTGAAGGCGGGAGAACGAGTCGACGTCATCGCCAAGGCCACAGACAACAGACTGCTCTGTCGCGGCGAAGAGGGCAAGT TCGGCTACGTTTCCATCAGTCACGTCATCATGGA CGACAGTGAAATCTACGATGACATCGGAGATG ATTGCATCTATGACAATGACTGA